A genome region from Tolypothrix sp. PCC 7712 includes the following:
- a CDS encoding non-ribosomal peptide synthetase, translated as MMNKNQLLIELEKRGIKLWLENDLLNIEAPKGTLTPELRDSLKEHKPELIKLLNLNNIKTTSLPIIKPNPQQHHQPFTLTDIQQAHWLGRNQVFELSHVSNHVYIEFETTNLDISRLTTAWQKLIQRHDMLKAIVLPTGEQKILDKVPDYQITILDLQELETPQIEIELTAIREKLSQQNLPSHQWPWFDIRATYLNQQQIRLHLSMDLLLIDAASIRILFHEWNQLYQNPELSLPPLELSFRDYVIAKNSLQDSELVKRSQTYWFNRLDTLPPAPELPLACFPSELKEYTFNRYAGKLEPHIWQKLKQRAQKAGLTPSIILLTAFAEVLTLWSKNPAFTLNLTVLERLPLHPQINQIIGDFTNTNLLAIDNSSPNTFINLALKIQQQLLQDLDHIYISGVEVLRKLLSQKQTELTAAMPIVFSSVLGLGNFSQADLEYNFLGEVVYGISQTPQVSLEHQVAEHNGSLIFNWDAVEALFPMGMLDEMFTVYCNLLERLSLEDELWTEPIELLPSIPIHPHPPIPQTALLHTLFFAQVSQRPQQQAVISSDRILTYQELSDRVTELARQLGDRSQVAIARSAVPEAIAIIMEKGWKQVVAALAILAAGGIYVPIDPGLPQERIWYCLQQAEVKLILTESSLVHSLEYPQNIPTLCIDSLPTPPSHQPYQQIPKPTDLAYIIYTSGSTGTPKGVMITHESAVNTILDINERFGIDSGDRILAISAFSFDLSVYDIFGTLAAGGTIVIPDAANSKDPSHWSELITKHQITIWNSVPAFMQMLIEYNFHHSQVTFNTLRLVLLSGDWISLNLPNQIQALSPQAEIISLGGATEAAIWSIYYPITQVDPNWKSIPYGKPLKNQYIYVLNTSLKKCPVWVTGELYIGGMGLAKGYWKDEEKTNASFVIHPVTKEKLYKTGDLGRYLPDGNIEFLGREDFQVKINGYRIELGEIEATLQQHPSVKEVVVTTVQKTQQIIAYIVPKPESNITTQEIRSFLQTKLPAYMIPSTFMLLASFPLTANGKVDRQALPIPEGTQPELTQTFTPPRNQVEEILITSWKELFQLPQISIYDNFFALGGHSFLALQLISKINQKFHPNIPLSTLFHYPTVAELGNFLIQNHHASSTPISLVPIQPQGTKPPLFCIHPTGGQVMVYQHLANCLGTNQPVYALQSRALNNSLDEHNSIENMAVEYAKIIRQHQPDGAYHLMGWSMGGVIAVSITKELEQQGCQVDFLGLVDAFLFPDITPTLTPDPLYELALVFGGTFVDALMSLDTVQQQQLREQLMNLTAIERLQLIMNWGQSQNLLSIELSELSMEILQKQLEITEIHQKILKKHQPPQIKTQICIWWAAKQLTPKLPRTNWSQYTIKATHTKILDGNHFTIMLSPCNTTLAQQLQEYI; from the coding sequence ATGATGAACAAAAACCAACTTTTAATCGAACTCGAAAAACGAGGAATCAAACTCTGGCTAGAAAATGATCTATTAAACATCGAAGCACCAAAAGGAACATTAACACCAGAACTACGCGATTCCCTCAAAGAACATAAACCAGAACTGATCAAACTCCTAAACCTCAACAACATCAAAACAACCTCCCTACCAATCATCAAACCAAATCCTCAGCAACATCACCAACCATTTACACTTACCGACATCCAACAAGCGCATTGGTTAGGACGCAATCAAGTATTTGAATTAAGCCATGTCAGCAATCATGTTTACATAGAATTTGAAACTACTAACTTAGACATATCGCGCCTAACAACAGCTTGGCAAAAACTCATTCAACGTCATGATATGCTCAAGGCGATAGTATTACCCACAGGAGAACAAAAAATCTTAGATAAAGTTCCCGATTATCAAATTACTATCCTAGACTTGCAAGAATTAGAAACCCCACAAATCGAAATCGAATTAACAGCAATCCGCGAAAAGTTATCTCAACAAAACCTACCTTCGCACCAATGGCCGTGGTTTGATATTCGAGCCACTTATTTAAATCAACAACAAATTCGGCTACATCTCAGCATGGATTTATTACTGATAGATGCTGCGAGTATTCGGATTTTATTTCACGAATGGAATCAACTTTATCAAAATCCCGAATTATCATTACCACCATTAGAACTATCATTTCGAGATTATGTCATTGCTAAAAATTCTCTCCAAGACTCAGAATTAGTCAAGCGATCGCAAACTTATTGGTTTAATCGTTTAGATACTCTACCACCAGCACCAGAACTACCCCTAGCTTGTTTTCCTAGTGAATTAAAAGAGTATACATTCAACCGCTACGCAGGAAAACTAGAACCCCATATATGGCAAAAATTAAAACAGCGAGCTCAAAAAGCTGGTTTAACTCCTTCTATCATCTTGCTAACTGCTTTTGCAGAAGTTTTAACTTTGTGGAGTAAAAATCCTGCCTTTACTCTCAACTTAACTGTCTTGGAACGTCTACCACTCCATCCACAAATTAATCAAATTATTGGCGATTTTACTAATACAAATCTCTTAGCAATAGACAATTCATCACCGAATACATTTATAAATCTAGCTCTAAAAATTCAGCAACAATTACTCCAAGATTTAGATCATATTTATATTAGTGGAGTAGAAGTACTGCGGAAATTGCTCAGTCAAAAGCAAACAGAATTGACCGCAGCTATGCCTATAGTATTTAGTAGTGTGTTAGGTTTGGGTAATTTTTCTCAAGCAGATTTAGAATATAACTTTTTAGGAGAAGTGGTGTATGGTATTAGCCAAACCCCGCAAGTTTCCCTAGAACATCAAGTTGCAGAACACAATGGAAGCTTAATTTTTAATTGGGATGCTGTAGAAGCACTTTTCCCTATGGGAATGTTGGATGAAATGTTTACAGTTTACTGCAATTTGCTGGAGCGTTTATCCCTAGAAGATGAATTGTGGACAGAACCCATAGAATTATTACCATCAATCCCAATTCATCCTCATCCACCAATCCCGCAAACAGCTTTACTCCACACTTTATTTTTTGCACAAGTATCTCAACGTCCACAACAACAAGCTGTAATTAGCAGCGATCGCATTCTCACCTATCAAGAGTTAAGCGATCGCGTCACTGAATTAGCACGACAATTAGGCGATCGTTCTCAGGTAGCGATAGCGCGGAGCGCTGTGCCGGAGGCAATCGCTATCATTATGGAAAAAGGTTGGAAACAGGTTGTTGCTGCTTTGGCTATCCTTGCTGCTGGTGGTATCTATGTCCCCATCGATCCAGGATTACCACAGGAACGTATATGGTACTGCTTACAACAAGCAGAAGTCAAACTCATACTGACGGAAAGTAGCCTTGTTCATAGTCTGGAATATCCACAGAACATCCCGACTTTGTGTATAGATTCATTACCAACTCCACCATCTCACCAGCCATACCAGCAAATCCCCAAACCCACAGACTTAGCCTATATCATCTACACCTCTGGTTCTACAGGAACACCCAAAGGCGTGATGATTACTCATGAAAGTGCAGTCAACACGATTTTAGATATTAACGAACGCTTTGGGATCGATTCAGGCGATCGCATCTTAGCTATTTCTGCTTTCAGCTTTGACCTCTCAGTTTACGACATCTTCGGCACCTTAGCCGCAGGAGGAACCATAGTCATTCCTGATGCTGCAAACAGTAAAGATCCATCTCATTGGAGTGAATTAATTACCAAACATCAAATTACAATTTGGAACTCAGTTCCAGCTTTCATGCAGATGTTAATTGAGTATAATTTCCATCATTCTCAAGTTACATTTAATACTCTGAGATTAGTTTTATTGAGTGGTGATTGGATATCCCTAAATTTACCCAATCAAATCCAAGCATTATCTCCACAAGCTGAAATCATTAGTTTAGGAGGAGCAACAGAAGCCGCCATCTGGTCAATTTATTATCCAATTACCCAAGTTGACCCCAACTGGAAAAGTATTCCCTACGGAAAACCACTTAAAAATCAATATATTTATGTTTTAAATACATCTCTCAAGAAATGTCCTGTTTGGGTGACAGGAGAATTATATATTGGCGGAATGGGATTAGCCAAAGGTTACTGGAAAGATGAAGAAAAGACAAATGCTAGTTTCGTTATTCATCCAGTTACCAAAGAGAAATTATATAAAACAGGCGACTTGGGACGCTATTTACCCGATGGGAATATTGAATTTTTAGGTCGAGAAGATTTTCAAGTTAAAATCAATGGTTATCGTATTGAACTCGGTGAAATTGAAGCCACATTACAACAGCATCCCAGCGTTAAAGAAGTTGTCGTGACAACAGTACAAAAAACACAACAAATAATCGCTTACATTGTTCCCAAACCAGAGTCAAACATCACCACGCAAGAAATACGTTCTTTTCTCCAAACTAAATTACCAGCATACATGATTCCCTCTACTTTCATGTTGTTAGCATCTTTCCCCCTCACCGCAAATGGTAAAGTAGATCGTCAAGCCCTACCTATTCCTGAAGGTACGCAACCAGAATTAACACAAACTTTTACCCCGCCTCGTAACCAAGTAGAAGAAATATTAATTACAAGTTGGAAGGAATTATTTCAACTTCCGCAAATCAGCATTTATGACAACTTCTTTGCATTAGGCGGACATTCATTTTTAGCACTACAATTAATCTCCAAAATCAATCAAAAATTTCACCCCAATATACCTCTGAGTACACTTTTTCACTATCCAACGGTAGCCGAATTAGGAAATTTTCTGATCCAAAATCATCACGCTTCCTCAACACCTATATCTTTAGTTCCCATCCAACCACAAGGAACTAAACCACCATTATTTTGTATTCATCCCACAGGGGGACAAGTCATGGTGTATCAACATCTTGCCAACTGTTTAGGAACAAATCAACCTGTGTACGCTCTCCAGTCTCGCGCTCTTAACAACTCACTGGATGAGCATAATAGCATTGAAAATATGGCTGTAGAATACGCCAAAATCATTCGCCAACATCAACCTGATGGTGCTTATCATCTTATGGGTTGGTCTATGGGTGGAGTCATTGCCGTTAGTATTACTAAAGAATTAGAACAACAAGGATGTCAAGTTGATTTTCTGGGACTTGTAGACGCGTTCTTATTTCCAGATATTACACCAACTTTGACACCTGATCCTTTATATGAATTAGCATTAGTGTTTGGTGGTACTTTTGTTGATGCTTTGATGAGCCTAGATACTGTTCAACAGCAACAACTACGAGAACAACTCATGAATTTAACTGCTATTGAACGTCTGCAATTAATCATGAATTGGGGACAATCACAAAATTTACTTTCAATAGAACTATCAGAATTATCTATGGAAATATTGCAAAAACAACTAGAAATAACCGAAATTCACCAAAAAATCTTAAAAAAACACCAACCACCACAAATCAAAACTCAAATCTGCATTTGGTGGGCTGCAAAACAACTCACACCTAAATTACCCCGTACCAATTGGAGTCAATATACTATCAAAGCAACTCACACAAAAATCTTAGATGGCAACCATTTTACCATCATGCTTTCCCCCTGCAATACAACGCTTGCCCAGCAATTACAAGAGTACATTTAA